One candidate division KSB1 bacterium genomic window carries:
- a CDS encoding GHKL domain-containing protein produces MKRNQSYLHNLKDLAHEPGEEKLQEPLHENALIFEKISDDHIEQLIQQNQSMQQALEEADDKLKETQAQLAQAGKLATLGTLGAEVAHELNNPLTVVSAEADEIIEALGNGSFDKEFADISAKNIKKCAERMRVIIDHIRRYSRDDKNSVWEKVTINRPINDSLILLRSQLADSGISIELSLDENLPEMWGQINKLESIFQNLITNAADAFDSVNDGRDKRLQISSSMVNTNRILVKITDNAGGMSKEVKSKIFKSFFTTKVAGKGTGLGLAIVQNLVKEHRGIIHVDSVDGRGTEFELNFPLEKRLNHNAK; encoded by the coding sequence ATGAAAAGAAATCAAAGCTATCTGCATAATTTAAAAGATCTTGCGCATGAGCCTGGTGAAGAAAAACTCCAGGAGCCCTTACACGAAAACGCCCTTATTTTTGAAAAGATTTCCGACGATCACATTGAACAACTTATTCAACAAAATCAAAGCATGCAACAAGCTTTAGAAGAAGCAGATGACAAACTAAAAGAAACTCAAGCACAATTAGCTCAAGCTGGAAAATTAGCAACCCTTGGAACCCTTGGCGCTGAAGTCGCCCATGAGCTAAATAATCCGTTAACAGTCGTGAGCGCGGAAGCAGATGAAATTATCGAAGCCCTTGGAAATGGCAGTTTCGATAAAGAGTTCGCGGATATCTCTGCAAAAAACATCAAAAAATGCGCAGAACGGATGCGGGTTATTATCGACCACATCCGAAGGTATTCCAGAGACGATAAAAATTCTGTATGGGAAAAGGTAACTATCAACAGGCCGATAAATGATTCTCTAATTTTGTTAAGATCTCAGCTTGCGGATTCCGGCATTTCAATTGAACTCTCTCTGGATGAAAACTTACCCGAAATGTGGGGACAAATAAATAAATTAGAATCGATTTTTCAGAACTTAATTACAAACGCTGCAGACGCGTTTGATTCCGTTAATGATGGAAGAGACAAAAGGCTGCAGATATCGAGCAGCATGGTAAATACAAACAGGATTTTGGTGAAAATAACTGATAATGCCGGCGGCATGTCAAAGGAAGTCAAATCAAAAATTTTTAAATCATTTTTCACCACAAAAGTTGCAGGGAAAGGAACAGGTTTAGGACTGGCAATTGTACAAAACCTTGTAAAAGAACACCGGGGAATTATTCATGTCGATTCTGTGGATGGAAGAGGCACCGAGTTTGAATTGAACTTCCCGCTTGAAAAAAGACTTAATCACAATGCAAAATAG